A genome region from Rhizobium favelukesii includes the following:
- a CDS encoding sulfonate ABC transporter substrate-binding protein, with amino-acid sequence MKITRRAFTAVVAGAIATPLTHVRLAGAADKVVRIGYQKYGTLVLLKGKGTLEKKLEPIDYKLEWTEFPGGPQLLEALNAGAVDFGSTGETPPIFAQAANAPLVYIAHEPPAPRGEAILVPKDSPINSVADLKGKKVAFNKGSNVHYLLVRALEEAGLSYEDVEPSFLAPADGRAAFEKGAVDAWVIWDPFQAAAEVAIEARELRNGVGIVPNQQFYLGTRALVDGHAQAIDVLIDAISEIDEWTKSDTTAAAAELSPSVGIPEPVLVKALERQSYGVKNLDDAVVAQQQDIADTFFKLKLIPKKVTIADVVRKGKA; translated from the coding sequence ATGAAAATCACGAGACGAGCTTTCACTGCGGTGGTGGCAGGTGCCATCGCGACACCTTTGACGCATGTTCGACTGGCTGGCGCGGCTGACAAGGTCGTACGTATCGGCTACCAGAAATATGGGACTCTGGTGCTTCTCAAGGGCAAAGGGACGCTGGAGAAGAAACTTGAACCCATCGACTACAAGCTTGAATGGACCGAGTTTCCGGGCGGTCCCCAGCTCCTCGAGGCCCTGAACGCTGGTGCTGTCGATTTCGGATCGACCGGCGAAACGCCGCCGATCTTCGCCCAGGCCGCGAACGCTCCGCTTGTCTACATCGCACACGAGCCGCCCGCCCCGCGCGGCGAAGCCATACTTGTCCCGAAGGATAGCCCCATAAACTCTGTTGCGGACCTGAAGGGCAAGAAGGTCGCCTTCAACAAGGGCTCGAACGTGCATTACCTGCTCGTTAGGGCGCTCGAAGAAGCTGGCTTGTCCTATGAGGACGTGGAGCCATCGTTCCTCGCCCCGGCCGACGGTCGCGCAGCCTTCGAAAAGGGCGCGGTGGATGCATGGGTCATCTGGGATCCCTTCCAGGCAGCTGCGGAAGTGGCGATCGAAGCGCGAGAACTCAGAAACGGCGTGGGCATCGTTCCCAATCAACAGTTCTATCTCGGCACCAGGGCGCTGGTCGACGGCCACGCCCAGGCGATCGATGTCTTGATCGACGCCATTTCCGAGATTGACGAATGGACCAAGTCCGACACGACGGCTGCGGCTGCAGAGTTATCACCATCGGTCGGCATCCCTGAACCTGTCCTCGTCAAGGCGCTCGAGCGTCAGTCCTACGGGGTCAAGAACCTGGATGACGCCGTCGTCGCGCAGCAGCAAGACATCGCCGACACCTTTTTCAAACTCAAGCTCATTCCCAAGAAGGTGACGATTGCCGACGTTGTCCGCAAGGGCAAGGCGTGA
- a CDS encoding response regulator transcription factor — protein sequence MAELPRDIVLLVDDSPEALGFLTDALEQSGFSVLIATSGSAALNIVERITPDLILLDAVMPSMDGFETCRKLKANPAISQIPVIFMTGLTETEHVVRALESGGVDYLTKPINIDELRARIGVHLRNARSALSARVALDAAGRHLLAVKGNGNIHWSTPQATRLVNAAMERDDAMDTVVGKIADWMKTRSGSARDGAISVSRAGKDVLQLAFLGAIGADEYLFRLTANNARADDEVLRRHFSLTQRESEVLLWIAKGKANRDIGEILGLSARTVNKHLEQIYVKLGVENRASAAVKAAHVLHEM from the coding sequence TTGGCTGAGCTTCCGCGCGACATCGTTCTGCTGGTGGATGACTCGCCGGAAGCACTGGGGTTCCTGACCGACGCTCTGGAACAATCCGGATTCTCGGTATTGATAGCAACGTCGGGATCGGCGGCGCTAAATATCGTGGAGCGCATTACCCCCGACCTCATACTGCTGGATGCGGTCATGCCATCCATGGATGGATTTGAAACCTGCAGGAAACTGAAGGCAAACCCGGCGATCAGTCAGATCCCCGTCATCTTCATGACCGGGCTGACGGAGACCGAGCACGTCGTTCGTGCTCTCGAATCCGGAGGCGTCGACTACCTGACGAAGCCGATCAACATCGATGAGCTGCGCGCCCGCATCGGAGTCCATCTACGCAACGCGCGTTCGGCGCTGAGCGCCCGCGTGGCGCTGGATGCTGCCGGCAGGCATCTCCTTGCGGTCAAGGGCAATGGGAATATTCACTGGTCGACGCCACAGGCGACGCGCCTCGTCAATGCCGCAATGGAGCGAGACGACGCGATGGATACCGTGGTCGGCAAGATTGCCGATTGGATGAAGACCCGCTCGGGATCGGCGCGCGACGGCGCGATCTCCGTTTCGCGTGCCGGCAAAGACGTGCTTCAGCTCGCCTTCCTCGGCGCGATCGGTGCTGACGAATATCTGTTTCGTCTCACGGCGAACAATGCGCGCGCCGACGACGAGGTGCTGCGCCGGCATTTTTCGCTGACACAGAGGGAATCCGAGGTTTTGCTATGGATTGCGAAGGGCAAGGCAAATCGCGACATTGGCGAGATTCTTGGCCTTTCGGCGCGCACCGTAAACAAGCATCTCGAACAGATCTACGTGAAGCTCGGTGTCGAAAACCGCGCCTCTGCCGCCGTCAAAGCCGCTCATGTCCTGCACGAGATGTGA
- a CDS encoding RES family NAD+ phosphorylase, with translation MRGNSVPPPPAAFATVNIATISAGSVLHRTHASAFRPGQFNPCLGQPTRFAPFADATGTCVPSLYAATSREAAAFESIFHDIAPTARFKTIRLGTIQSRSVSRIVPNKDLPVVNLYSPDLKAWGIARTNLIETPKSAYLKTVLWAQALHRAYPDIKGLIWTSRQCDPESCLIFFGDRLRESDFDVLDCIDVATNPNLLLELRGWGKRAGITII, from the coding sequence GTGAGGGGGAACAGTGTTCCTCCTCCACCGGCTGCATTCGCGACCGTCAATATCGCGACGATCAGCGCTGGATCGGTACTTCATCGGACACATGCATCTGCGTTTCGTCCGGGTCAGTTCAATCCGTGCCTCGGGCAACCGACCAGATTTGCGCCGTTCGCAGACGCGACTGGCACATGTGTTCCATCGCTTTATGCGGCGACCAGCCGGGAGGCTGCCGCGTTCGAGAGCATATTTCATGATATTGCTCCTACTGCGCGATTTAAAACCATTCGCTTGGGCACGATCCAATCGCGGAGCGTCAGCAGAATCGTTCCAAATAAAGACCTTCCTGTCGTCAATCTTTATTCCCCCGACCTCAAAGCCTGGGGTATCGCCCGCACGAATTTGATAGAGACACCAAAGTCGGCCTATCTGAAAACGGTCTTGTGGGCGCAGGCTCTTCACAGAGCGTATCCCGATATCAAAGGCTTGATCTGGACGTCGCGCCAATGCGATCCGGAGAGCTGCCTGATCTTTTTTGGAGACCGTCTCCGAGAGAGCGACTTTGATGTCTTGGATTGTATCGATGTAGCTACAAATCCCAACCTTCTTCTCGAGTTGAGGGGCTGGGGTAAGCGCGCAGGAATTACGATTATCTGA